The following is a genomic window from Desulfuromonas acetoxidans DSM 684.
ATGGCACCGGTTTTAGTTTCATTTTCCCAGTCCTCGACGCCGACATCGCCATCAAGCTCACTCTCGCCATACGATCCGACAAAGCGGAACGCACCGAGTGTGTATGCAGCCTGAAGCAGATAGCCCTCAGAGTCCAGTTCATCTCCATTGGCATCAACAACCGGCAGCCCCAGCGTCGTATCAGCACCGGCACCGAGTTCAAAACCAAGGCCACTCGCCTGATAGCCGGAAGCATGGAGAGCCAGACCGGAAAAACTGGCACGGATCCCGTAGGAAACTCCGTTAGTATCGATCTCGTTGTCCTCGTTTTCAGAAGACTGGGTTAAAAAGCCGGTCCACGCGGTGATGCCACCTTGCTTGTAGGTGTAATTGTAGGTCAATTCACCTTCGAAACGCGGTGCATGTTCTTCACCACCGGCGGCAGTGCGTGACGGATCGACAACGCCAATGGTCAATTTAAAACCAGCAACTTCCGGCGAACGATAGGTGATCTGAGCCGAGGGGAACGGGTAGGTATAACCGGTACCGATATTTCCAAAGGAAACCCCGTTGCCATCGATCAGGCCCATGGCATCGCTGACATTACCGTAACCAAGCAAAATTTCATCGAGAAAGATGTTGGAGCGGTTGAAAATTGTGAAATCCTTACCGATCAGAACCTGGCCCCAACTGCCGTCGATCGTGCCGTAAAACTGACGAGTGTCGATACCGGATTCGGTCACATTATTATCGCTGTCATTAATCGTCACCCAGAAGGATGCACGGCCACCCAATTTCAGATCACCGATCTGCTTGCTGAAATTGAAGCCGATCCAGTTCGGCAAAAAGCCCATTTTCACCCGGGACTGTTCCCGGTCAGAGCCGGCAATGGCTTCCATTGCCGCATTTTTATCACTGTCACTATGGACATAAAACGTGTTGAACGATCCATCAACGCTGAATGTTGTGGCATCCGCTTCATAGAGTGTAAGGGCAGCAAAAGCTGCTTGTCCACTCAACATAAAGATGGCCGCTCCACAAACTACCCCCCAAAACAATTTACGCATACTTTCTCCCATTTTGATTGATGTGACATTTTGACACCATGAATTAACACTTAATTCATGACGCCGCCTCTCCCTTGGCATAAAAAAGAACGATGTTTACATCGTTGCAAAACTTGAAAGGCTTCTTAGCCATGTTCATGCCAAAAACATCACATCAAGATAAAACAGGGGTTTAGTATACATTTTTACAAAATTGGCTCAGTGCAAAACCAAAACTGAACCATAATGGAACAACATAGCAAGCACTTAAGAGACACAATGAACCAATATGTGACACAATGTATACACTACGGGCTCTAATTATTAGCCATGGATCATTCGGTTATGGTAAATAAAACAACTTACTATTTTTTTAAATAGCTTTTGCGAGTAATAAATAATCAGGAATGATATCGAAGATGATAAAGGCGGGTTTTACAGTGCGGTTTTTTTTCGGGAAAGTCCTCTCCTGAGTCCAGGCAGCCCAACAGCTCCGCGCAAGGCAGATACGAAGCAAGTAAGTCCTCAAGAAAAGATTCTTCAACATGGGGGCCATTGAGGCAAAGCATCAGCTCGCCACCGGGAACAACCCAGCTGGGAAGACGCTGCAACAACTTCGGCCAATGGGTCTGGGCTGTGAAACTGCGCCCTTGCTGGGCAGGAGGATCACAGACAATCAGGTCAAAAGGAGCCAGTTTACGCATGCGGCTGTTACTGCGAAAGACCTCTACAGCTACGAAACTGGCATCGCGCAAGTCATAACCGTTAAGCAGGTGATTGGCGCGGCCAAGCTCTAACGCACTGCGACTCATATCAACATTACACACATTCCTGGCGCCCCCCGCCAATGCCGCGATAGAAAAGGAACAGGTATAGGCAAACAGGTTGAGCACCTTTTTGCCTTGAGCCCGTTGACGAACTAGACGGCGACCAAAAGCCATATCCGGAAAAAAACCAAGGTTCTGCCCGCGATCAAGCTGAAGATGGTATCGCAGGCCATCCTCGAGCGCCTCAGGCTGATCCGGAGCCTCACCTGACACCACCCTGACCGGGCAGCCCTGTTGATAACGATACTGCACCACCACACAACGTGCGTCAGCAATCAGCTCACGCAATTCGGCAGCCATCGCCTCAAGCCACGCGGCATCGCGCTGCCGATACAGGCAGATCAGGATCAGATGCGGGTGGTAATCAATGACCACATCGTCGTAACCGGAAAAACATTGCCCACGGCCATAAAACAACCGCCGACTTTCACCGTTGGCGGGCAGATGATGTTGTACTTCGGTTAACAGGGGGGACAATGGTTGCATACCTGTGGTCAGTCCTGCGCTGCAAAAACTGTTTTCAGCAGTTCGGTTGTGCGTTTGGCTGGGTCCCGACGAATCTTGACCTCCTCAGTCGCCAGCATGGTGAACACGCCATCCTGAGCTTCATCAACAATATACTGCTCAAGGTCAAATTGCGGCTTAGACGTAAACGGTAAGGCATTGTAAGCATTTACCAGCGTCGTGTAATAGCCATATACGCCAACTTCAGCCATTTTATCCTGGACAATGGGCTTGAATTTTTCAGACAGTTGAGTGGAGGTCTTTTCGCGGAAATAATCCGTGGCCGCCGTATCATCCCCCTGCAAAACCCCCATGGCATCAGTCAGAGTCATCGATGTGATAGCCTCCCAGAACACCCCTTTGGCTTCGCCGGAAGCACTCTCTGCAGCGCGGTTCATGGCCACTTCAAACTCATCAACATACGAGTCCATACCGACACTGCGTAATGTGGTGGAGACCTTCTGTAACGACTCAGGCATGGCAATACGGATCAGGGAATTTCCGAGAAAGCCGTCCTCAGCCGAGGTCAAAGAGACTGCGCGTTCACTGCCGACCCGCAGGGCTTCTTTGAGCCCTGAGGCAACGGTGGATTCGTCAAGGGCGCTGGCCGTGGTTGTCGAGGTGAGCAAGCTGCTGAGCAATGGGGATTCAGTAACCTCAACACAACCGGTACTGAGGCTGATCACGACAGTGATAACGGCTGCAAACCAATAATTTCGTTTCATTTGTCCCCTCCTGTTCATCATCCAACATTCCTCGCATCAGCGAATGCTTTCAGTGCACGTGACCTGCGAACCACAGGACCTGGTCTTTCGACCTGCTGATGGGAGGACTGGCGTGCCTTTTACCAGAAACGCCTTGCGAAACCAGTCCGGAAAAAAGACTTTTAACCAGCACTGACACATCACCTTCAACACGATTTTAATATTGACAGAGCCCTGCCAGGAACGCTACACAAAATCTTTCCTCTGCTGACACAGGATCTCACCACAACACATGCTGCTCATCCACCCTCCCATCGCCAAAGCCTGTGAGCCACCGGCGGGTCTCGCTCTCCTGGCCGGAGTTCTGCGCGCCCATGGGCAGAGCTGTCAGGTGATTGACTGCAACCTTGAAGCGCAGGAGCATCTCATTCAAGCCCCTGCCGTTAGTGATGACACCTGGACACGGCGGGCGAAAAAACATGCGTCGAGTAACCTTGAAACCATCCGCCAGCCTGCACTGTATCACACGTTTTCCCGTTATCAACGCTGTGTTGCCGATCTCAATCGCGCCCTTAATCAGAGCAGCCAACAGGCGGCCATGACGTTGAGCAACTATACCGACAGCAGCTTTTCCTGCGTGCGCAGTGACGATCTGCTGGCCGCAGTGGAACACCCGGAGCAGAGTCCTTTCCATGACTATTTTATGAACCGCTTGCCCCAGGCTCTGGAAGAAAACGCACCGCAATTCATCGGCATTTCTCTCAATTTTATGAGTCAGGCGGTTCCAACCTTTGCCATGATCGGCCTGTTGAAAAAAATCGCTCCACAAGTGACTATCATTGTCGGTGGCGGTTTGATGACATCCTGGATGCGCCATCCGAACTGGCAAAACCCTTTTAAAAGCTGCATTGATCACTGTGTCGATGGCCCTGGTGAAGCCGCGTTGCTGAAACTGCTCGGTGTTCATCCCCAGCAAAACCTGACCGCCCCACCGGACTATTCAGTCCTGCCGTTGGAGCACTACTGGTCACCGTCTCCGATTCTTCCTCTAGCAACATCCCGCGGCTGTTACTGGAACCGCTGCACCTTTTGCCCGGAACGCGCCGAACAAAATCCCTATCACCCTTTGACCGTGTCCACCATTGTTGAGCAACTCCATCACTTGTGCAGCGAATGGCAACCGGGACTGGTTCATCTGCTGGACAACGCGATTAGCCCGGCGCTGATCAATGCGCTGATGGCCCAGCCTCTGCCCGCCCCCTGGTACGGCTTTGCCCGAATCAGCAAACAATTAGCAGATCCCGACTATTGCCGGGCGTTGCGACAATCCGGTTGTATCATGATCAAGCTGGGCGTGGAATCGGGCGATAATCAGGTTCTGGAAAGCATGGACAAAGGTGTCACCGTCGAGCTGACGGAACGGGTGCTGAACAGCCTCAAGCTGGCGGGCATCGCAACCTACGTCTATCTGCTGTTCGGCACGCCGACGGAAAATCTTGACGCGGCAGAAGCAACCCGCCAATTTATCTGTCGCAACCATGAGGCCATCGGCTTTTTGAATCTGGCGATCTTCAACCTGCCAACCAACAGCCCGGATGCTCAACGTCTGGATTTACGCCCGTTTTATCAGGGGGATTTGAGTCTTTATAGTGATTTTGACCATCCTAAAGGCTGGAATCGTGGCGAGGTGCGTCGTTTCATCGACAAACGGATTAAGAAAGAACCGCTCATTGCGGAAATCTTGCGCCGCGATCCACCGCAGTTCACCTCCAACCATGCGGCGTTCTTTGTTTAACGCAAGGTTATGACCACCCGGATTCACCCCGATAGATACCGTGAGATTTCAAGCTACTAGTTCGACGCTAATGTGGTTCGACCTGTGGGCGCGACAGCCCACATCACGTAGGTAACACGTCACGTACAAGGATGAGGTTTGCAGCAGGAGAAGGGGTAGCCTTACAGCTTTGCCTCAGGCAACTCAGGAAGCCGATTCAAAGCAGCAACATAACGCTGCAAATCAAACGATTCGCCACTTTTCAGCACATCAAACACCTCAGAAATCACCACACAGCCAATCAGCTCACGCGCTTCCGGCTCAGGGTAGCCTTCATTAACCAGACGAACCAGTGTTTCGGTCACCTCGGGCGGCTCATTGGTATCAATCTGTTCCTGAACCACCTGGGCAATGGCATTTTCGATGCGGGGATGGACGTCCATATTCCCTCCTGTTGAGATGATAAAATTCTTTGTTCGGGAGGCACAGACTAACCATCCACTTTGAAAAAATCAAGGAATTCTCTGGTTATGTTGCAGCAGCAGTTTGTTGCAGATTTTTACGGTTCTGCGACCAGAGAATGACTGCCACAATCGCTGCGCCGGACAGATCCGTCACCAGCGTCGGCCAGTACAACAATATGGTCGCCGCACCAAGGGCAAACCATTCCAACCAGGTGGTGCGCCGCAGCCAGTAAAACATGGTCAGGGCCGAAAAAGCGATGGTGCCGAGAAACGCTGAAAACAGACTCGATGTGACCGCCAGTCCAGTGGCCGGAATGCCACCACTCAATACCGGGTCGCCCTCTTCGATCATGCCTCCGACACGAACATTGAGCTCATCAATGACACCGCGCTTGTCTGCAACAACGGGAAACGTTCCTTCATCGGTTCGGATCTCAAACAGCTTGTCCCCCACCTCAAACGAATCACCGGCTTTCACATCCACTTGAGTAACATCTGCAAAAAAAACATCACCCGGCAACGGTCCCATGGTGATGTCCGCGGGTTTACCCTGAAACAGAATCGCCGGAGTAAAGGCGAACAAAATCGGCATGACATAGAGCAGTTTGGCAAATTTAAACGAGGTCCAGCCGGTTTTCCACGGATCAGCTCCGGCAATCGCGGCCCCGGCATAGGCCGCCACACACACCGGCGGCGTGATGTTGGAATCCTGGCTGAACCAATAAACGATCATGTGGGCTGCCAGCACCGGCACGCCCATCTCCACCAACGGCGGCACCGCCAGTACTGCGGTAATCAGATAGGCGGCGGTTACCGGCACGCCCATGCCGAGCACCAGAGATGCCAGCGCAACAAGAAACACTGCAGCCAGTAAGTTCCCCTGTGCCAGAGAGATAATGATGTCGGAGAACTTCAGGCCGACGCCAGTCAAAGCAATAATACCGACAATGATGCCGATCACCCCCAGGGTGGCGCCAATGATCAGGGTATTCTGAGCGCCAGTCTGGATGGCCTCCCAGATCTCTTTTGGCCCCATGCGCGTCTCTGCGCGCACCCAACTGACACCAATACAACACAGTGTCGCCCAAAATGCCGAGAACCCCGGCGAGCGCCCCATGATCATCAGCACGGTGATAATCACCAACGGCAAAGAGAAATACCACTCCCGTTTCAACACCACTTTCCAGTGTTCAAACTCATGTCCTTTGATCCCTTTAAGCCCCTGCTTGCGGGCTTCAAAATGGATCATACAGAACACCGAAAAGAAATAGAGCAGTGCCGGTGCCACAGCGATCATCATGATGGTGGCATAGGGGGTGTTGGTCAGTTCGGCCATCAGGAAACCACCAGCGCCCATGATCGGCGGCAGAAACATCCCACCAATGGATGCCGACGGTTCAATCGCCCCGGCAACATGAGGTTTGAACCCGGCCTTCTTCATCAACGGTATGGTAAAGGCACCCGTAGACACGGTATTGGCAATGGCCGAACCGGAAACGGAACCGAACAGTGCCGAAGCAATGACCGCGACCTTGGCCGGACCACCGGTCGAGCGGCCGGCAACGGCCAAAGGCAGATCAATGAAGAATTTTCCGGCACCGGATTTATGCAGAAAGGCACCGAAAAAGATAAACAGGATGACATAGGTAGCCAACACGTTGGCCATAACACCGAAGACCCCATTGGGCGTCAGGAACAGAAAGGTGCACATCCGTTCCAGATCAAAGCCACGGTGCGCCAGAACATCGGGAAGATAGGGGCCAAAATAGCCATAGGCCAGCATCGCCATACCGATACAGGTCATGGGCCAGCCCAGTACCCGACGACACACTTCCA
Proteins encoded in this region:
- a CDS encoding DUF4197 domain-containing protein produces the protein MKRNYWFAAVITVVISLSTGCVEVTESPLLSSLLTSTTTASALDESTVASGLKEALRVGSERAVSLTSAEDGFLGNSLIRIAMPESLQKVSTTLRSVGMDSYVDEFEVAMNRAAESASGEAKGVFWEAITSMTLTDAMGVLQGDDTAATDYFREKTSTQLSEKFKPIVQDKMAEVGVYGYYTTLVNAYNALPFTSKPQFDLEQYIVDEAQDGVFTMLATEEVKIRRDPAKRTTELLKTVFAAQD
- a CDS encoding class I SAM-dependent methyltransferase → MQPLSPLLTEVQHHLPANGESRRLFYGRGQCFSGYDDVVIDYHPHLILICLYRQRDAAWLEAMAAELRELIADARCVVVQYRYQQGCPVRVVSGEAPDQPEALEDGLRYHLQLDRGQNLGFFPDMAFGRRLVRQRAQGKKVLNLFAYTCSFSIAALAGGARNVCNVDMSRSALELGRANHLLNGYDLRDASFVAVEVFRSNSRMRKLAPFDLIVCDPPAQQGRSFTAQTHWPKLLQRLPSWVVPGGELMLCLNGPHVEESFLEDLLASYLPCAELLGCLDSGEDFPEKKPHCKTRLYHLRYHS
- a CDS encoding B12-binding domain-containing radical SAM protein, with product MLLIHPPIAKACEPPAGLALLAGVLRAHGQSCQVIDCNLEAQEHLIQAPAVSDDTWTRRAKKHASSNLETIRQPALYHTFSRYQRCVADLNRALNQSSQQAAMTLSNYTDSSFSCVRSDDLLAAVEHPEQSPFHDYFMNRLPQALEENAPQFIGISLNFMSQAVPTFAMIGLLKKIAPQVTIIVGGGLMTSWMRHPNWQNPFKSCIDHCVDGPGEAALLKLLGVHPQQNLTAPPDYSVLPLEHYWSPSPILPLATSRGCYWNRCTFCPERAEQNPYHPLTVSTIVEQLHHLCSEWQPGLVHLLDNAISPALINALMAQPLPAPWYGFARISKQLADPDYCRALRQSGCIMIKLGVESGDNQVLESMDKGVTVELTERVLNSLKLAGIATYVYLLFGTPTENLDAAEATRQFICRNHEAIGFLNLAIFNLPTNSPDAQRLDLRPFYQGDLSLYSDFDHPKGWNRGEVRRFIDKRIKKEPLIAEILRRDPPQFTSNHAAFFV
- a CDS encoding TRAP transporter fused permease subunit, which produces MDDNDPVLTELSDSEQERLQELMEKDNRKHRVPTGLWHWIVAALGGGMVLFYLYTAGLAAVATQFHRGVYVFVTYVLVFLMYPAGRRPIRAVLTFVISIVFCSMLAVVFYYDTAAEFHQQLMTFYDQAVQGGLGAALAAGIAFWPLLGLVLIVAAVLYVVDGWLAQRWPENPNLSDVLYAMTSALVVYYWIAEFENLNYRAGAENDLDALVSLVGILLSLEVCRRVLGWPMTCIGMAMLAYGYFGPYLPDVLAHRGFDLERMCTFLFLTPNGVFGVMANVLATYVILFIFFGAFLHKSGAGKFFIDLPLAVAGRSTGGPAKVAVIASALFGSVSGSAIANTVSTGAFTIPLMKKAGFKPHVAGAIEPSASIGGMFLPPIMGAGGFLMAELTNTPYATIMMIAVAPALLYFFSVFCMIHFEARKQGLKGIKGHEFEHWKVVLKREWYFSLPLVIITVLMIMGRSPGFSAFWATLCCIGVSWVRAETRMGPKEIWEAIQTGAQNTLIIGATLGVIGIIVGIIALTGVGLKFSDIIISLAQGNLLAAVFLVALASLVLGMGVPVTAAYLITAVLAVPPLVEMGVPVLAAHMIVYWFSQDSNITPPVCVAAYAGAAIAGADPWKTGWTSFKFAKLLYVMPILFAFTPAILFQGKPADITMGPLPGDVFFADVTQVDVKAGDSFEVGDKLFEIRTDEGTFPVVADKRGVIDELNVRVGGMIEEGDPVLSGGIPATGLAVTSSLFSAFLGTIAFSALTMFYWLRRTTWLEWFALGAATILLYWPTLVTDLSGAAIVAVILWSQNRKNLQQTAAAT
- a CDS encoding porin, producing the protein MRKLFWGVVCGAAIFMLSGQAAFAALTLYEADATTFSVDGSFNTFYVHSDSDKNAAMEAIAGSDREQSRVKMGFLPNWIGFNFSKQIGDLKLGGRASFWVTINDSDNNVTESGIDTRQFYGTIDGSWGQVLIGKDFTIFNRSNIFLDEILLGYGNVSDAMGLIDGNGVSFGNIGTGYTYPFPSAQITYRSPEVAGFKLTIGVVDPSRTAAGGEEHAPRFEGELTYNYTYKQGGITAWTGFLTQSSENEDNEIDTNGVSYGIRASFSGLALHASGYQASGLGFELGAGADTTLGLPVVDANGDELDSEGYLLQAAYTLGAFRFVGSYGESELDGDVGVEDWENETKTGAIFYTVNEGLKLVGEYNINEISIGNAEEETKTIALGAIVSF